A segment of the Candidatus Peregrinibacteria bacterium genome:
TCTGATACTAAAGAGACTTTTGAAGATGATTTTCAGACTATTCGAGAGCTCGCTTCTCATCCAAAAGTTGTTGCCATTGGCGAAACAGGAATCGATTTGTATCGACCGGAAAATCCACCTCTTCAAAGACAGGTTTCTGCATTCGAAATACATTTTGAATTTGCAAAAAAGATGCATCGTCCAGTGATTGTTCATTCGCGATCAGCGGTGAACGAAACCCTTGAAGTTTTACAAAAACATAAAGGGTATCCGTTTGTAGTGCATTGTTTTTCGGAAGGAATGGAAGTCGCGAGAAAAATTCTCGATCTTAATGGAATGATTTCTTTTACAGGAGTCGTGACATTTGGAAAAAATGATTTTCTTCTTGAGGTGGTCAGAACGATTCCTCTTGATCGAATTATGGTGGAAACCGATGCTCCATTTTTGGCTCCACCGCCGAATCGGGGAAAAAGATGCGAACCGGCATTTGTAAGAGACACGGCGGAATTTATTGCAAAAATACGGGGAATTTCGTTAGAAGAATTTTCGGAAGCGACAACGAAGAATGCGGAAAAATTTTTTGGGATTTAACTCCGCTTTAGCGGAGTTAGAAATTCCTCGCCCATTCATTCATTCCTAAATCTGTTACCGCCCCTTTCATGGACATAAAAAGAAGTGCAGTGGAAACTTCTGCGCTGGTTTTTTTCGAGAGCAAAACAAGTTCATCAAATGACATTCCTTCTTTTGAGAGTGTTTCGAAAATCGTTCTTTGAATTTCGTTTTCTGGAATAAATTTTCGGACTTCTGTATTGTTTTTCACAAAAGAAAATTCTTCGAGAATATCCGCAGGTCCACTCACGAGCTTTGCCTCGCCCTTTCGAATAATGGTGTTTGCTCCTTCAGAAAGATCAGAAAAAATGGCCCCGGGAACAGCGAAAACTTCTTTCCCCTGTTCAAG
Coding sequences within it:
- a CDS encoding TatD family hydrolase — translated: MHLIDTHCHLNFDKFDIDLDDVVKRAKAAGVTKMISIGCRVEDARKTIPILEKYEGVYGSLGIHPSDTKETFEDDFQTIRELASHPKVVAIGETGIDLYRPENPPLQRQVSAFEIHFEFAKKMHRPVIVHSRSAVNETLEVLQKHKGYPFVVHCFSEGMEVARKILDLNGMISFTGVVTFGKNDFLLEVVRTIPLDRIMVETDAPFLAPPPNRGKRCEPAFVRDTAEFIAKIRGISLEEFSEATTKNAEKFFGI